One genomic window of Carassius auratus strain Wakin chromosome 14, ASM336829v1, whole genome shotgun sequence includes the following:
- the LOC113114508 gene encoding galactose-specific lectin nattectin-like: MAVWIVYVSLGLLFALNASACETGWSRHGNRCFKAFNGPKSWKDAEVRCLNSGGNLASVHSFKEQAFLKLLVSSSKAFWIGGYDAVSEGTWFWSDGSKMNFHAWNSGEPNNKYDEHCMETNYGAEGNWNDRKCTVELPFVCAVAI; the protein is encoded by the exons ATGGCGGTCTGGATTGTTTATGTGTCTCTCGGTCTACTCTTTGCTCTGAATGCTTCAG CTTGTGAAACTGGGTGGAGTCGACATGGAAACAGATGCTTCAAGGCATTTAATGGTCCAAAGTCCTGGAAGGATGCAGAG GTGAGGTGCTTGAACAGTGGTGGAAACCTTGCTTCTGTACACAGTTTCAAGGAGCAAGCCTTCCTAAAGCTATTGGTGTCAAGTTCAAAAGCATTCTGGATAGGAGGCTATGATGCGGTTTca GAGGGGACGTGGTTCTGGAGTGATGGGTCCAAAATGAATTTCCATGCTTGGAACTCGGGAGAACCTAACAACAAATATGATGAGCATTGTATGGAGACAAACTATGGAG CTGAAGGGAATTGGAATGACAGAAAGTGTACAGTAGAGCTACCATTTGTTTGTGCCGTTGCTATTTGA